The Peptococcaceae bacterium 1198_IL3148 genome window below encodes:
- the ehuD gene encoding ectoine/hydroxyectoine ABC transporter permease subunit EhuD has translation MIWDWSYTVEIFPTLLDAMWVALAATVVAYSISLILGLFITLAGRSSFKPLIWLTLGFISFIRSTPPLVQLFFAFFALPQLGISLSAFATGVIVLGIHYSTYVSEIYRSGIEAIPKGQWEASKALNFSQAYTWRKIILPQAIPPVIPMLGNYLIVMFKETPMLSAITVVEMLQTAKIIGSENFSYLEPITIVGALFLLLSYSSSILIRKLENRMKYAHGNSKPVKSKNDTVMANVVSTIKHALSIRKTERV, from the coding sequence TGGGATTGGAGTTACACTGTAGAAATCTTCCCCACATTGCTTGACGCCATGTGGGTTGCCCTGGCAGCAACCGTTGTTGCCTATAGCATTTCATTAATATTGGGCCTATTTATTACTTTAGCCGGGCGTTCGAGTTTTAAACCACTGATTTGGCTAACTTTGGGTTTCATTTCTTTTATTAGAAGCACACCACCATTGGTCCAATTGTTTTTTGCCTTCTTTGCCCTACCGCAATTGGGCATTTCATTAAGCGCCTTTGCCACCGGTGTCATTGTACTGGGCATCCATTATAGTACTTATGTGTCTGAAATTTATCGTTCAGGCATTGAAGCAATACCAAAGGGGCAATGGGAAGCCAGTAAAGCCTTAAACTTTTCCCAAGCCTATACTTGGCGAAAAATTATTTTACCCCAGGCCATTCCCCCGGTAATCCCCATGTTGGGCAATTACTTAATAGTAATGTTTAAAGAAACCCCCATGCTATCGGCCATTACCGTGGTGGAAATGCTACAAACTGCTAAAATTATTGGCTCTGAAAACTTTAGTTATCTAGAACCCATTACCATTGTGGGGGCGTTATTCTTGCTATTAAGCTACTCTTCATCAATACTGATTCGCAAACTGGAAAACCGCATGAAATACGCCCATGGCAACAGTAAACCGGTTAAAAGCAAAAATGATACTGTAATGGCAAATGTAGTTTCCACTATCAAACATGCTTTGAGCATTCGTAAAACGGAAAGGGTGTAA
- a CDS encoding cupin domain-containing protein, giving the protein MIKKTLVFNIKEGEWKPHATSPGVFVNPILSGEEGLGFKNMFVKIVPGGEILPHTHDVTEVFYFISGVGSVLVNGERVDCGQGAVAAAPAGVEHGVKNNTDQDVYLLANFES; this is encoded by the coding sequence ATGATTAAAAAAACGTTGGTGTTTAATATTAAAGAAGGAGAGTGGAAGCCCCATGCCACCAGCCCAGGGGTTTTTGTCAACCCGATACTATCTGGCGAAGAGGGGCTAGGCTTTAAAAATATGTTTGTTAAAATTGTCCCCGGTGGTGAAATTTTGCCCCATACCCATGATGTAACCGAAGTATTTTATTTTATCAGTGGTGTGGGAAGTGTGTTGGTTAACGGGGAACGGGTGGATTGTGGCCAAGGGGCAGTGGCGGCCGCACCGGCGGGAGTAGAGCATGGGGTAAAAAATAACACCGATCAGGACGTCTACCTATTGGCTAATTTTGAAAGTTAA
- the ehuA gene encoding ectoine/hydroxyectoine ABC transporter ATP-binding protein EhuA, giving the protein MQIDQPIVQYQQVSKSFGDLKVLKELDLDIAPAEKVALIGPSGSGKTTLIRMLMTLEQPTSGVIKVAGEPLWHKEVAGKLVAADSKHLRRIRSNIGMVFQQFNLFPHMTILKNVTEAPIHVLGVSKEEAEARAVDMLNKVGLGDKLDYYPAQLSGGQQQRVAIARAVVMQPKVMLFDEVTSALDPELVGEVLAVIKELAAETDMAMMLVTHEMDFARDVSDRVLFLHDGQIEEQGPPEQIFESPQSPRLQSFLSRFLSN; this is encoded by the coding sequence TTGCAGATAGATCAACCAATTGTGCAATATCAACAGGTTAGTAAGTCCTTTGGTGATTTAAAAGTGCTAAAGGAATTGGATTTAGATATCGCCCCGGCAGAAAAAGTGGCATTGATTGGTCCCAGCGGCTCTGGTAAAACAACTTTAATTAGAATGTTAATGACGCTGGAACAACCCACTTCCGGAGTAATAAAGGTGGCCGGTGAGCCCCTTTGGCACAAAGAAGTGGCTGGCAAGTTGGTGGCTGCCGACAGCAAACACTTGCGCCGCATAAGAAGCAACATCGGCATGGTTTTCCAACAGTTTAATTTGTTCCCCCATATGACCATCTTAAAAAACGTCACCGAAGCCCCGATACATGTATTGGGGGTTTCTAAAGAGGAGGCAGAAGCCCGGGCGGTGGATATGCTCAACAAAGTGGGCTTAGGGGATAAGCTAGATTATTATCCTGCCCAACTGTCCGGCGGTCAGCAGCAACGGGTTGCCATTGCCCGGGCGGTGGTGATGCAACCTAAGGTGATGTTATTTGACGAAGTAACTTCAGCCTTAGACCCAGAACTGGTGGGAGAAGTGTTGGCGGTAATTAAAGAACTGGCAGCGGAAACAGATATGGCCATGATGCTGGTCACCCACGAAATGGATTTTGCCCGGGACGTATCCGATCGCGTGCTATTCTTGCACGATGGTCAAATTGAAGAACAGGGGCCACCAGAGCAGATATTTGAAAGCCCCCAAAGCCCCCGTTTACAATCCTTTCTCAGCCGTTTTTTGAGTAACTAG
- the xth gene encoding exodeoxyribonuclease III, translating into MKFKVASFNVNSIRARLGILTEWLDKNQPDVLCIQETKVSDEQFPLADIKAAGFNVVFNGQKSYNGVAIVSPHEITDVSKELGFPADSGEARFIKAVVKGIPVVNSYIPQGQDVNSPKFAYKLSYISHMRQYFAHHFRPDAPLLWLGDFNVALEDIDVHDPKRLRGRVMFHPEEHKVLNQVKEWGFVDVFRQHQPEGGNFTFWDYRIPNGVQRNVGWRLDHIWATKPLAQLSTQAWIDKEPRLKEKPSDHTFIVAEFEL; encoded by the coding sequence ATGAAGTTTAAAGTGGCCAGCTTTAATGTTAATTCCATTAGAGCCCGATTGGGCATATTGACTGAATGGTTAGATAAAAATCAACCGGACGTGCTGTGCATTCAAGAAACTAAAGTGAGTGATGAGCAGTTTCCATTAGCTGACATTAAGGCTGCCGGTTTTAATGTGGTTTTTAATGGGCAGAAATCCTATAACGGTGTTGCCATCGTTAGTCCCCATGAAATTACCGATGTCAGTAAAGAATTGGGATTTCCGGCGGACAGTGGTGAAGCCCGGTTCATTAAAGCGGTGGTCAAGGGCATTCCGGTGGTAAACAGTTATATTCCCCAGGGCCAAGATGTTAATAGCCCTAAGTTTGCCTATAAGCTAAGTTATATCAGCCATATGCGTCAGTATTTTGCTCACCACTTTAGGCCAGACGCCCCATTGCTTTGGCTGGGAGATTTTAATGTGGCGCTGGAGGATATTGATGTCCACGATCCCAAAAGGCTGCGGGGACGGGTGATGTTTCATCCCGAAGAACATAAAGTGTTGAACCAAGTGAAAGAGTGGGGCTTTGTTGACGTTTTTCGGCAACATCAGCCAGAGGGAGGCAACTTTACCTTTTGGGACTATCGGATTCCCAATGGCGTACAACGCAATGTTGGTTGGCGGTTGGACCACATTTGGGCCACTAAACCGTTGGCGCAACTTTCCACCCAGGCTTGGATAGATAAAGAACCTAGGCTTAAAGAAAAACCATCAGATCACACCTTCATTGTGGCGGAGTTTGAGTTGTGA
- a CDS encoding 4Fe-4S binding protein, with protein sequence MTKCIGCYSCMLACARTTKRSFSPTKAALQIRTAGGLQSKFIADICRGCLDAPCATACHSNALIARDGGGVRFNAKKCIGCGDCVEACIIGVLEFDQQNNQPLACIQCGTCVRYCPHQVLIMEERSI encoded by the coding sequence ATGACCAAATGTATCGGTTGCTACTCCTGCATGCTGGCCTGTGCCCGCACCACCAAGCGCAGTTTCTCCCCCACCAAGGCCGCTCTACAAATTAGAACCGCCGGGGGACTGCAAAGCAAGTTCATTGCGGATATCTGCCGGGGTTGTCTGGATGCTCCCTGTGCCACCGCATGTCACTCCAACGCCTTAATTGCCCGGGACGGTGGTGGCGTACGCTTTAATGCTAAAAAATGCATTGGCTGCGGTGATTGTGTAGAGGCTTGTATTATCGGAGTACTGGAGTTTGACCAGCAAAATAATCAGCCCTTGGCCTGTATTCAATGCGGTACCTGTGTCCGCTACTGTCCACACCAGGTGCTGATAATGGAGGAAAGGTCGATATGA